AATGCATCGGAAACTTCATAGAAAAAGCTCGTAAACAACCTTGGTTTAAAAATACTTTATTTGTTTTTGTTGCCGACCATGGGCATCCTACATACAGAAAATGGCATCCTTTTTCACCTAATTTTTTTCATCTTCCCTTATTCTTTTATGGGGATGTAATTAAAGATGAGTTTAAAAATACAAAAATCTCTCACCTCGGAACACAATACGATATAGCCTCTACCCTATTGCCCTTATTAGGTTTGGATGATTCTGCCTTCCGTTGGAGCAAAAATCTGTTAAACCCTTGCTCTCCACAATATGCTTACTTTGCATTTGAAGAAGGTGTAGGATGGATAAGACCAAAAGGGTACTTTGTTTATGATAAAAAAACAGATAGATTTTTCTTTCTTGAAATCAATAAAAAAGATATTGAATATTACAATCGTCTTATAAAAGAAGGAAAATCTTACCTTCAGGAGGTATTCCAAGCATATATGCAGTACTAAAATAAAAAAGCCTCCAATTTTTGGAGGCTTTTTTATCATTAATATTTTTTTATTTTACTTCCAGTAATTCCACATCAAAAACCAAGGAAGAATATGCAGGAATATCATTTCCCATTGCCCTTTCACCGTATGCTAATTTTGAAGGAACAATCAATGTAGCCTTTCCACCTACTTTCATCTTGGCAATGGCTTCATCCCAACCGGGTATCACTTCTCCTTTTCCCAACGTGAATTCAAAGGGTTGTTTGCGGTCGAGTGAAGAATCAAATTTTTTACCATTAAAAAGTTTGCCGGTATAGTGCACCTTCACTTTTTTACCTGCAGATGCTTGTGCTCCGGTACCTTTTTTTGTTTCAATGTAATATAAACCACTGGCTGTGGGTTTTGTGGTAATTTTATTATCTTTCAAATATTTGTCGAGCAAAACAGTTTCCTGGGATTTCAGTTTATCACTTTCTATCTGTGCTTGTTTTTGTTTTTCTGCCATTTCTTTTTCATAAGCAGCTTTCGTGCGAATTTTTACAACTTCAATATCATAAAGAAGGGGGGAAAAAGGAGGAATTATTCCTTGTCGTCCCTGTTCACCAAATGCAAGTTTGGAAGGAATAATAAGTTTGGCTTTGCCTCCTTGTTTCATCATCCCTATGGCTTCGTCTGAGCCTGCATTATCCATTTTTTTACCATATTCCAGTTCTACAGGTTGCCCCTTGTCGTAAGTAGAAAAAATAGGAGTGCCATTTAAAAATTTAATGGCGGCATGTATCGTTACCATATCGCCAATTTGTGGCAAGTTTCCATTTCCCGCCTTAGTTTCCATATAGTACAAACCATCTGCTGTGGGATTTACAGTAATCTTATTATCTGTAACATACTTAGCAATATCCTCAGTTTCTTTTTTACTTAATTGTTCATTTTTTATTTTAGTTTCTTTTTCCAACTGTTCTTTGGTTTGAACTTTTAATAATTTTACATCAAAATAAAGAACGCTATTGCTATCAATCATCGGTGGACGTGAAGGATATCCTGCTGTTTTAATAAAAAACGAATCCGCATTAATAATAAAAGAAGCACTATCACCAACATGCATTAAAGCAAGCGCCTCAAAAATATCTCCTTTATAATCAGATTTTTTCATCGGAAGCCTCATGGGTTCCGGATTGTTTTTGCTATCAAATAAAACAGTATCTTTTGTACGGTAAACAAGTTTTAAAGTAAGCACATCACCTTCTTTGGGTTGTATGGAGTCTTTATTTTTAGTATAAAACTTGTAATATAACCCGTTAGAAGTTTTCTTAAACCCGGGGTACTTTGAACAGGCAAACAATACCAACGCCAAGACAGGCAAAATTGATAAAACACGGTTAATTTTCATATTCTTATTATAATTTATTGGTTTTCTTTTAATTCAACAAGTTCAATATCATATATCAAGGTAGCCTTAGGGGGAATTTTATCTCCATCGCCTACCAATCCAAAAGCAAGGTGCGAAGGTATAATAAATTTTGCTCTTTCCCCTAATCTGAGTAATAAGATTCCTTCTTCGATACCACTTTCTACGCCCCCCCTTCCTATTAAAAATTCTTTACAACCCAAGTCGTCAGAGGTATAGCATAATTCACCGCTCATTAAATGTACCGAATATGCTATCCGGGCTATTTTACCGATTTCAGCTTTTTCTCCGTTTCCTTTTTTGTAAATAAAAAACCGCAAACCTGTACCCGTAGTGGTCATACTCCATTTGTGTCTCTGAATATATTCATTAATTTTAAGGTCTTCATTTTTAACCAATTTTTTATTAACATTAATTAATGGATCTTTTAATAATGCAGGATTTGTGTTTCCGTCATGCTGTTTCTGCCTGTAACAAGAGTTACAAACCAAAAGCAGAGTAAATAATGCTAATAAAAATCTGTTTTTCATTGTTTTATTCACAAACACACGTAAGTTGTTGTTTATATGCAGGTAATAACGATTCAAAATATTGTAATGTTTCCGAGAACGATAATTCGGAATCAGCGCCTGCTGCATTAGCATGTCCACCTCCTTTAAAATGTTTATTGGCAAATTCGTTAACCTTAAAATTTCCTTTCGATCGAAGCGACAACCGTACTATATTTTCTTTTTCAGTGAATAACACTGCAAAATTAATACCGCTTATTGCCAATGCATAATTAACCACTCCTTCCGTATCGCCTACCTGATAATCATATTTTGCTAAGTCATCCTTTGACAAATAAATGTAAGCTGTGCCCAGTTCCTTATTTACTACAAGCCTTTCTTTTAAGCAGAAACCTAATAAACGCATTCTGTCTTCTGAATACGTATCATACACTAATTGGTGTATCTTTTCACCGTTGATTCCAAGTCTGAATAACTGCGCAATTAACCTGTAGGTTTTTTCATAATTACATGAATAACTAAACGAACCCGTGTCGGTCATTATTCCGGTATAAATGCATTCAGCAATTTCTTTATTAATTAATTCATCCTTTTCCAATTGAAATATAAAATCATATACAAGTTCGGAAGTTGAAGAAGTATTTATTTGTGAGAAAATTATGTCGAATTCATCTTCAGGATATGGATGATGATCTATCATGATACGAAAAGCAGATGAGGTTTTGATAATACTTCCCAATTTTCCTATTCTTGAAAGTGCATTAAAATCAAGGCAAAATATCACATTGGCACTATTTACTATTTCTTCAGCTCCTAATTTATTATTCTCGTAAATAATAATTTTTTCAGAACCAGGCATCCATGTATAAAACGAAGGAAAATCATTAGGTAAAATTATATGTACAATATACTGTTGTTCCTTGAAAAAGTGATACAAAGCAAGCGAAGCCCCCACTGCATCACCATCAGGATTAGAATGGCTAACAATAAGTATCCGTTTTGCACTTGATATTTTTCGGTTGATGGTTAATAATTGAAATTTATTTAACATAAAAATATATAAAATTCACTTTTTGAAAAAATAAGAATTATAGTGGCAAAATTAAAAAATAGTTTTAACTTTACATGAAATTGTAACTATGTTGCCTATGAGTGGAAATAAAACATTTACAATAATAAAGCCCCTCGCAGTACAAAAAGGGTTTATTGGTCCGATATTAAATAAGATTAATGAAGCAGGTTTTCGAATTACTGCAATGAAATTCATTAAATTAACTCAGGAAAGTGCATCTGATTTTTATGCTGAACATATGGGTAAACCTTTTTATGAGCCATTAATAAATTTTATGTCTTCTGCTCCTGTTGTAGTAGCAATTCTTGAAAAAGAAAATGCTGTGGAAGAATACCGTAAATTAATCGGCAGCACCGATCCTGCAAAAGCAGCCGTAGGGACAATTCGTAATCTATATGGTACTACTTTACAACAAAATGCAGTACATGGTTCTGACTCTGATACCAATGCAGAAAGAGAATGCAATTATTTTTTCTCTTGCATTGAAAGATTTTAGGGAAGGTCTATCCTTTTAAAAATTCCTCAAATGTTTGATCAGAGTAGAAAAGTATAATTTTTTTTACCTTTCTATCATTTTCTTCTTTTAATGATAATCCTTCTCTTAGTTCTAAGGGGGTGGTAATAAATTCATTTGTTATTTCTTCTTTTTTTACAGTACCCTCTATATTTGTATTTTCTGACTTAGTGAATGAAGTAGGGTTTTCTTTTGTTGGAAATTTATCTTCCTGTTTTTGTTCCATTGTAGAAAACAAATCTTGTTCACTAATTGGCATAGATTTTTCTGTCCATTCTTCAATTGTAGTTTTTTCATTTGTATTTACATTCGGGCTCGTCTGCAATTTAATCATAGCACCTGTACCAAAAAGTAACCAATTTGTATCAACCTCTGGAAACCGTTTTAAAATCCGTTGTACAAATTCAAGACTCGGTTTATTTCTCCCTGTTAAAACGTGTGACATGCTTGAACGTTGAATGCCGATTTCGTCTGCAAATTGTGAGGAGGTCATATTTGCAGTTTTTATAAGTAATAGTATTCTTTCAATCATTTTAATAATGTATCTAATTGTTTACAAACATAAACATAATTTAAATACAAAACCAAAACTACGAATTTTACATTTACATTTATATTTACATTTGTACTTATTTAAACTTTTAATGAAATTAAATCATTATATAATACAATTATTAAGATTTTTAATATATTTTAATACATAATTTTCTAATATTTATTTTTTAATCATAATTATTCAATATTTACTTCATACAATTATATATATATAACTGATTTATTGCATTTAAAACTGTTAAAATAAAATATTCGATATAATTTTTAATGATTTACATATGTATTATATAATATCATGAATACACATATGTGTATTTTATTTATATTCAATTAAATGTATAATTGTTAATTTTACAAATTACATACGTGAATGATTATGTATTACATATGTAATATAACTTTTTGACTATTTTCTACATTTAGACATTTCATAAATTACATTTCTCCCTTAACTACTAATAATTTTTTAATTATAATGAAATAAATATTTCCCATTGCAAAGCGGAAAATACATACAGTTTACATTAAAATAAAAGAAACCAAAAAATTGTTTGATGAATGAGGAAAAATGGGGAAAATAGAATATTAGATTTGCTTATTACCTAATTTTTAAATTTTTTGCAACCATTTTTCCCTTTTATTTTCTTTTGAATGTTTAACAGTACCTATAGAGGTTATTTTTACTGGGTTTACCCCACAAAATTGCAATATGCCTTTTTTCATTGCATTATGCCCAGGT
This is a stretch of genomic DNA from Lentimicrobiaceae bacterium. It encodes these proteins:
- a CDS encoding DHH family phosphoesterase; protein product: MLNKFQLLTINRKISSAKRILIVSHSNPDGDAVGASLALYHFFKEQQYIVHIILPNDFPSFYTWMPGSEKIIIYENNKLGAEEIVNSANVIFCLDFNALSRIGKLGSIIKTSSAFRIMIDHHPYPEDEFDIIFSQINTSSTSELVYDFIFQLEKDELINKEIAECIYTGIMTDTGSFSYSCNYEKTYRLIAQLFRLGINGEKIHQLVYDTYSEDRMRLLGFCLKERLVVNKELGTAYIYLSKDDLAKYDYQVGDTEGVVNYALAISGINFAVLFTEKENIVRLSLRSKGNFKVNEFANKHFKGGGHANAAGADSELSFSETLQYFESLLPAYKQQLTCVCE
- a CDS encoding helix-turn-helix domain-containing protein; translation: MIERILLLIKTANMTSSQFADEIGIQRSSMSHVLTGRNKPSLEFVQRILKRFPEVDTNWLLFGTGAMIKLQTSPNVNTNEKTTIEEWTEKSMPISEQDLFSTMEQKQEDKFPTKENPTSFTKSENTNIEGTVKKEEITNEFITTPLELREGLSLKEENDRKVKKIILFYSDQTFEEFLKG
- a CDS encoding FKBP-type peptidyl-prolyl cis-trans isomerase, giving the protein MKINRVLSILPVLALVLFACSKYPGFKKTSNGLYYKFYTKNKDSIQPKEGDVLTLKLVYRTKDTVLFDSKNNPEPMRLPMKKSDYKGDIFEALALMHVGDSASFIINADSFFIKTAGYPSRPPMIDSNSVLYFDVKLLKVQTKEQLEKETKIKNEQLSKKETEDIAKYVTDNKITVNPTADGLYYMETKAGNGNLPQIGDMVTIHAAIKFLNGTPIFSTYDKGQPVELEYGKKMDNAGSDEAIGMMKQGGKAKLIIPSKLAFGEQGRQGIIPPFSPLLYDIEVVKIRTKAAYEKEMAEKQKQAQIESDKLKSQETVLLDKYLKDNKITTKPTASGLYYIETKKGTGAQASAGKKVKVHYTGKLFNGKKFDSSLDRKQPFEFTLGKGEVIPGWDEAIAKMKVGGKATLIVPSKLAYGERAMGNDIPAYSSLVFDVELLEVK
- the ndk gene encoding nucleoside-diphosphate kinase, with amino-acid sequence MSGNKTFTIIKPLAVQKGFIGPILNKINEAGFRITAMKFIKLTQESASDFYAEHMGKPFYEPLINFMSSAPVVVAILEKENAVEEYRKLIGSTDPAKAAVGTIRNLYGTTLQQNAVHGSDSDTNAERECNYFFSCIERF
- a CDS encoding FKBP-type peptidyl-prolyl cis-trans isomerase, with the translated sequence MKNRFLLALFTLLLVCNSCYRQKQHDGNTNPALLKDPLINVNKKLVKNEDLKINEYIQRHKWSMTTTGTGLRFFIYKKGNGEKAEIGKIARIAYSVHLMSGELCYTSDDLGCKEFLIGRGGVESGIEEGILLLRLGERAKFIIPSHLAFGLVGDGDKIPPKATLIYDIELVELKENQ